Within Pelistega ratti, the genomic segment CAGGTATCCCTATTGTGGTATTAGATTACAATGCACAAACATTACCTAAACATCTGCGTTCAACAGAAATTATTGGTGAATTAACAGGTCAAAAAGAGCGTGCAGCCAAAATGGCAAAAGAATACCAAGATATTGTTGATCATATCCAAACAACCGTCAAAGTAGCGAAGGTAGAACGTAAACCTCGCCTATATGTTGAGTTTGGTCGTGGGGGGCCAGCAGAGCAAGGTATCACATTCTATTCAAGTATGTGGGGTTCAATGATTAGTCTGGTTGGAGCAGATAATGTTGCACCAGAAGAAGTGGGTAAATGGGGAGTGTTAGCCGCAGAGAAAGTCCTAGCCGCTAAACCTGATGCGATTATTATTACTGGTCGAGAAACTGAGTTAAAGAAAAATAAAGAAGGTATGGTGATGGGCTTTGGTATTGATAAAGCAGAGGCTCAGCGCCGTCTTGATGGGTTCAAGCAACGTGCAGGCTGGTCTGAATTACCTGCTGTGAAAGCTAACCATGTCTATGGTGCTTATCATGCAAATTCGCGTACCTTATCAGATAGTGCTTCTGTACAGTTTGTTGCTAAGGTAGCTTATCCTGAGTTGTTTAAGGATTTAGACCCCCAACAAACGTATGTAGATTTCTATAAAAACTATCTACCTGTTACACCAGAGGGGAC encodes:
- a CDS encoding ABC transporter substrate-binding protein, with the protein product MQKRFSALAIATILGLTAGFAQAEPVKIKDILDREVTVDLPAKRVVLGFYYQDYMAVGGEKALDNVVGFSKKVWSVWAPTSWELFSKAVPKLNQLEDIGEVEEGTFSAEKVLALKPDLLVLADWQYEALGSDLDVINEAGIPIVVLDYNAQTLPKHLRSTEIIGELTGQKERAAKMAKEYQDIVDHIQTTVKVAKVERKPRLYVEFGRGGPAEQGITFYSSMWGSMISLVGADNVAPEEVGKWGVLAAEKVLAAKPDAIIITGRETELKKNKEGMVMGFGIDKAEAQRRLDGFKQRAGWSELPAVKANHVYGAYHANSRTLSDSASVQFVAKVAYPELFKDLDPQQTYVDFYKNYLPVTPEGTIYLFPEAK